acctgccacttaggatttgttgtaaaaatattgtaaaaatgttgtagacatatcatttctcattaatgttgtgaaaatattgtggacatatcatttctcatttaaatatatcttaGACATGTTTGATACATTTTTCCTAAAAAGTAGCACACACTAAACCCAGTAGTTTAATccatttcaaattctaaattttaggggtTGTTTGGTAGGATGTTTTAAGCAACAGTTTCaatgtttaaacaatattacacgtattttcacacactttttcacctacacatattttcaaaaaaatacaaacaacgttactagaacaacattacaaAATGGctctttagttttttaaaaattcattactGTATAATTTCactaacaatagataaattcaaattgaaaaattgtattaaattaaaaaaaaaaaaaaagccttattGCATGTCTGGAGAAAAGAGTATCGTTTTGGCTTTGTTGGGTCCTAAACTTCAttaatcgaaaaaaaaaaactaaacttttATGGGTCAAAATAATTTGGCTGCTCAAACAAAACCAGACTTGATTAATCAAATACCCTTTCCCACAAAAGGTTCACTCTTTCACAAAAATCGAATCTTTTTTCTCCGTAAAGCTTCAAGGGAACAACAATAATATGAAAGAAGACCTGATGCCTTAAACATGAAaagttcataaattaaaaaaaaaaaaaaaaaaaaatatatatatatatatatattttacccTTGAAGGagacaaaaacaattttttgggTTATCATGAATCATGATAGATGATGATGAAACAAACATGCATGTCGTAaattaaataaccaaaaatattgactgaaaaaaagaaaataagaagaagaagaagaagaagaagaaaaaccaaataaataccTATTTTGGCAACGTTGCAAAAGATCTTTCTCTCTGTGTGTCAAGTTGAAGGAGACTGTGTCGTAAAAATAGATACGAGAGAAAGATACGAGTACAAGTAGAGGGTTAGGACAGACTCAACTACGGAGTACCACTTTATCTTAAATTCCTTATTTGAGTTTTGGTAttagattttgattttctctatttgattatttatataGTACCActtcgtttttttttcttagaagtaaaagaccaaaatattaacttaatttgatatttttaaaatataattgttgaatTGGATTTTTTATTAACACGAATATCAAAATTCattcaaattgaattttatgtaCTACTttccataaatttatttttttatgcgcaatttaaaactacaaaaatatgaaatttaaatatttgattgataacaaaactattgatttattatttttttttgaaattttgcaaacataaaGGGATATAATACCAAGAGAGGAAAATATATaccttataaaaaaatgatcacaaaaatgtttaaatttaacataattaaattatgatgggatttaaaaaaaattaattagttgaCTTTCCAAGTATTTTAGAAGGTCTCTCTAAGTGCAATTCTAGTCCTCAGcgacttctaattttttttttcttagaatgAAATGATTTCTACTTctaaagaaagaaggaaagaggAAAAGCTGAAACCTACGATTTTGTTCTACTTGTCTCAATAAAACTTTTAATCCTtcattacataaaataaataattatctctCAAAACTGTGGAATTAGCAGTATGTTataattatctctcaaaaaaaaaaaaaatcctgtcCTTTCCTTTAATTTCTAATGATGACTCTATTTCGTCCAACTATACATTTTACTTCATAGCCATATcgtttcttaaaaaaacttcATAACCATTTTGCCCACTCTCCCTTGtctttcattattattaattattatgcaAAGTTTCATATGCCATAGGAGAATTCCATTAGACTAGTTAAACTAGTTTCATGCTAAAAATATAGCAAAAGACctacaaaaactcaaattttgtgTATTGACCCATATAGGCAGATACTCATGAGTTGACATAATACAAACCTGACACGCGAAcacaaattgccacccctaactCAAACTGCCCAAAATTTTGACATTAACTCTCTCCTCGTCTCTTCTAGTGACATAACCTTCTTGccaaaactaaaaattcatatttttgtcATGTCCATAGTTCTTTCTCatctttttcgttttttttcccctcaccATGAGTCATCCAAGTTCGAACCCATAGCCTTGCTCCTTTGTTGTTGACTCTTGGTTTATCCACTGTTGATTTCAagtttgagaaagaaattggGGTTTGATTTGAGTTTGGTTTATGGATTTAAGATGGTGGGtttgttatgaaatttttttgcatctTTGGGTCTTTGCTTTGTGGGTTATGGGTTTGGTTGGTGATTGGGTTTGGTGGTTGAAGGTGGATTTAGCTGGTGGTGGGTTTGGCTTTGGTTGTGCTTGATTTGTGATTGGTGGGCTTCACCTCTGATGGTGGTGCTTAGTGGGTTTGATCTTTGGTGGTTGCCCATtattgatgcccatttttgcaAATCTATACCCAAAGGCCCATGAGGAAGAAAGCCTAATAAGTTGCAAGACGCAAAAGCCCATATGAAGGAAAGCCTAATGAAAAGCAAGGCCTAAAAGCCCATTAAGAAGACCAAAGATCAAGAGAAgtccaaagaaagaaatgcaagGGAAAGCGATTTGCAGCAGAATAAAAATCTACAATAGAATACAACTTTACTGTAGAATACAATTCTCTAGCAGAATGACTTCAGCAGATAAAGATAAATTGGGCACAAGACCCTTTTGATCCAGTCAACATTATTTGGCCCACAAAGGCCCAAATCCTTTTGTGTAAAAAGATAGGCGTGAAAACGATTATGAAGAAGcatgatgaaaagaaacaaagaatagaaTGACGTGTTAGCAGCAGGAATTgcgtgaaggaaagaaaaactaAACCAAAGGAAATGACAAACACAACAGGAAACACATAAAGAAATAAGACAGAGACACGCAGTAGAACAAAACAAAGCTAATCTGCTATGACAAAAACGACGTtggaacaaaagaaaacaaaaacagaagatAGTGGAGCAAGCACACAAGGGCCGGAGCACCACCAACTTGTACCTAATCAATACAAGGGAGATGGGCCCACGCTCAAGGGGATTCAGAGGGTGTGCTTTGGTGGTGGGGAAAAAAagggtctatatttggtttccagCCGTGACTTCTTTTGGGAATATACCTTGCTAGGATGGTAtcttacccaaaagaagtaGCAGATGGCTGGGATCATCTaatgcatgccatagaggtaTGTGGTGAGATTGTCCAATCCTTATCCATTTGAACCCAGAGGTAGAGGTATAAAACAAGAgcaaacaaaatagaattttatcaCAAAATGAGTAGTGGTGCAGCAAATGTATTCTGAGCAGAGGTAGTGACCGAGCAACTAATGGGTTGATGGGCAGTCCAGAAGGAATGCCCACAACAAGCCAAAAACAGTTAGTAAAGCCCTAGGGGTAAAATGGAGAAATCCCATTAAATTAgttcactataaaaggaggaggTAGCCATGGATGTAAGGAGGAAGCACAAAAGGGGAGATCCCATGGTAAGAGATCACTAAGCACCTAAGGGAGGcacttaaagagagagagagagagagagagagggacccAAGAAAAGGAAAGACCAAGGGGGAATAACCCATGGCAAGAGAGTAGTAAGAAACTAAGAGTAAAAAGaacggagagaaagaaagaaagaaagtggtaaaaagaagagagaaaacatgGCAGGAATAGACGCATGCATTAATAGACCATATTTTCCCTCCCTTTTAAcaaacccactctttgaagTCCCCCCAAAAGTAGTAGTCAGTAGCCATTTAggcctattctccaaaatgTACAACTTTGATAGTAAAAGCCTATGACAAGGTTGTTCaagttggggtttgggttctttcttggtttacttattctatgggaagatttaatatttgatttcgattgcaaatatatttgatttcactcGTTAGAACTTATATCTGCTGTATTTAGTCATTTTGCTGTAACACGTTTTTATCACATTCACTGCATCAGTTGTCCTGCTGTGGTATCTTTACTTGTTGAGCTAGTTATTCTGCTGTAGcgcatttttattatatttaccgTGTTAGCTATTATACTAGCTAAACCTTTTTTGTAGAagctttcttatttctttgttattatgCGTTTTACTTTTGACACAAACTAATTATTATCCTGCCAtaagtatatatacatatacctTGTATCTTATGTtctgtaaaatatattttatatacgTATATATGAATACGTATAAGTACATATAcgaatatatgtatgtatatatttgagaatatgctaacccatgCAAACTAACATTTTCttgattggtattttctttgggttttaggtttgtTTATGTGCAGGAAGTAGAAAATATTTCTAcagtaaaaaatgaagagtagtcATTAACGTTGCAGAAAAGTGCAGAAAGCTTTACTGCACAACAAAAGGTGTTACTACATAGTAGAACATTTTACTGCACAGCTGAAGGTTTTGTTGCACAGCAGAAAAGTTAGACCTGTGGCAAAAACTGGAGAAAAGTTCCTTTTACGGAAGAAAGAGGATAAGCCCACTTTGCAGGGTCTTTTCTTGGACTTTGGACTCAATGATTGAACACAAACTGGCAGCGGCAGAATGATACTTTAGAGCCTATTCCGTGGAGCGCTAGACCCAACTTCCTTCTTAGAAAAAACCTAGACTAAGCGTTTTTAAATAACACCAAGATGCATGTCTAAGGTACAAGAAACGTAAAAAGAACCCTTGACACCCATGATTGGTTGTATgaggtttctcaaaaaaaaaaaaaaaaaaatggttgaatGAGTTGTTTGAGTTTGTAATTGTATTTGCTGTGATTGGTGTTACTTGGTGGTGAttggtagtggtggtgggtaATGTGGGCCTGTGTGTTGCTATGGGATggagaaaagggaaaaaattattttattttttgatatacaattttttttaaaggagagaaaaataatatttaattaaaatagagATAAAATATTGAGACCGAGTCAATGTCTATTTGTTAAAATAGTAGAAGATGAGATTTTAGGGTTGGTTTAACTAAAATTCTCAAGAGACTGTTTTGAATACTCTAATAACATTACTAATAatcaaatacttttttaataataataataactagtcgctaactcgtGCTAAACACAGGAACCTACCTATTTGCAATGTAGACtagcataattttaaaaaaaaatttaagaaactacactattgcatgatttgctcttatatgacttcaatttgtgttacaatttgatgaagaagccattgcttgaacgtgcaatggcttacaaaaaatttgttagacagtttcagatactgcaaaaaaaaaactcaaaaatttaaatattaaaatttctaaaaaaccaaaaaatattaaagaatcagatgattcattgcttagaaattattgaaacaaaacaaaatatatatgactaaacaatagagaaatataagagaaagataggttatattcaaaaaaatatatttcaattattgcaagcttttttatcttataaaaaatggctaaatagagtttggtggttcatgtatgaaaataactttttaaaaatacatgaaaaaccataaaatgattttttttttttaacaaagtagaggagatgaaataatataagaagagTTCATACCTCTACTCggctttaaaaaaagaaagaaaaggatttGCTTTACTTTTATAGTGTTTATGATTAACCTCgtaaatttggagataaattatcaatgtttgagtttgaatttaagttgaacttgttagaaagatagagCTTCACTCATtcttaagtttggattaaacaaaaataattttgttttaaaaaaataataatgatgagtttgagtttaagttagacttgttagaaagatagagtttcattccttgttgagtttggactaaacaaaaataattttatttaaatattatgctgacattttatttaagtttgaactaaacaaaaataattttgtttaaataaaatgataatttaaaatgataatgttatttaaatattgtacttACGTGGaaaattgtttaaataaaatgataattttattttaatattatgctaacattttattttagtattgtgctgatggaaaattgtgagagtttcagaagtttcggtctattattattattattattattaatgaccAGTTTTAGTCTATTGATCAATATCTTGGACATAATCTTATACAAGATATTACTAAGATTGATAGCTCAGAACTGATTGACTACGGTGGGGGATTTAACCAAAGTAATTTCTGTACCAAATATATGCctgaattttgaaaagaaaaaaaaaaaaaaaaaaaaaaaggaaaagaaagagaacagACATCAGATCAGAGCTAGGAGTTTTATTAGGAGGCCTTTGGAGTAAGGCTTGTTTAACTTCATTTGAAAAGCCAGAATTCCCATCCTCTCTGTCCATTTACCGCCaaaatcaagaagaaagaatgaccGGCAAGAAGAAACGTTCCTCTGCTCCGCTCCCCCCACCCTCTTCCTCCGAACCCGCCTtgtcctcttcctcttcctcttcttcactGTCCAATGAATGCAATCGAGTTTTCGGAATTCTTCATAATGGGAACTACAGCAAGGCACTGGAAGCCGCCAAGTCCCTAGTCTCCCTCCACCCTGACTCCGCCCTTGCCAACGCTCTCATCGCCCTCGTCCATAAGGATATCGCAATATCAATCAGTGACACCTCCAGTGTCAGAAGACACGAACACGTTGCCTCTGCTCTCTACTTCAGCAAAGCAGCCCTGGTGCTTTCCCCGGATTCCATCTCTTTCCCAATGTTGCGTGCTGTGGTACTGTTAACCAATGAGCAATATGATTCCACCATCCAAGAATGCGAGTCCGCTTTGTCCATCAAGAATCCATTGGACCCCATGCAAGATAACTTGGGCATCGTCCAATACACTCCCCTAGAATCAACCCTGGAGTCTCGAGTTGGGAAAGTGAGAACGAAACTCAGGGAGCTAATAGCGAAAGCCAAGAAGTACAAGTTCAAGAAGCTCGTGGAGGACAATTCACTTGCTGATGTAAACGAGGAATTTCGAGCTTTACTCGAGATGAAGGCAGAGATGAGCACAAGACTTGAAAATGTGAGGCAGAGTTTAGTGGAACTGCCATCACCGTCTACTTCAAGAAAACTACTCAAGAAAGTCTTGTTGAATGTGGACGCTATAACACGAGCCAGGGCTTATTGGAACAACGAGATGAGCTTGGAGGTGAAGAAGGAATTGTTGAGTGTCAGAGTCGATGCGAATTTCGATAAGAATAAATCGATGGGGATGAAGGCAAAAGAGGTGTTGGCAGAGGCTGTGGAGTATGCGAAGGAGATGAAGAATTGGAAGTTTTCGACGTGTTGTTGTTGTGGCGAGAGGTTTCTGGATGAAGAATTGAATATGGAGCATATAAAGAGTGCCCATTTAGGGACTTTGTCTGAGGAGTTACAGTCTGTTGTGCCAAGAATTTTACCTAAGTCAGAAATTGAAATCGGCGATTGGAAGCCAGTGGACGTGGACGCTGCTGTGAAATTGATCGAAGATTTGCCAAGAAATGAGTCTGGAGATCAAGGCCAAGATAAAGGCAAGTCACAAGATTTGAAGTTGGAGAACTGGCCTTATTGCAATGATACCAACCGCGACGAGATGATCAAGAGAATTTGGACGATTTTACAAGTGTTAATAGGGGTCAAATGTTTTGCTCCGAGTCATCTCTATATGCTGCTGGACTTAATATTGGAAATGCTGAAGAATCGAATCCCTGAAACACTGCTTAAGCAGCATTGGATGAATAGGACGCTGGTTTCAGTGTTGTTTCTTGATGAACCGGAGCTTAAAAGCGTCTGTGAATTCATCGAGGAAGAGCTTGAGATTTCTTGTGGATTAGGTGGTGTCTACTCTAGTTTCACGATGGACAATGCTATGGACGATCTTACTATTAGTCATGAGAGGATAATTTTTAGCAATGACTTGTCTCATCTAATTCTGCTGCTTGATGAAACAAGTGCAAAAGCTTCTAGAAGTGTTGATGAAAGCAGGAATGCTTGTCAGGAATATAGAGATGATATTGTTCAGTGGTTATATATGGGTAGTGAGCCTATTGGGGAGCAATTGGAGGAGTGGGCAAATTATAGAAAAGCTAGCAAAAATCTTGGAATGGAACTATTCATGATCATTAAGTCTGAATTTCGCCGGCTACAGAAAATTTGTGAGAGGAAATACAAGTATTTGAGAGAGGAGAAGCTGTGGCTGGATATGGAGGGAATATGTTTGGAAGAAgataagagaagagaagagatttCCGGCAATCCACAGAGTTACAAGTCACTCTTGCTAAAGCGGCAAAAAGAGATTGAGATGGAGAAAAGTAATGATGAGATGGATAGCATGGAGTTTGATATCATAGGGAGTATTTTGAAAAAAGCACAAGCTGACAATGACATAAATATGTTAATCCAGATGCACATTGATAAATTGTTTGGAAAGGTATGGTATATCTAATTTCTCTACTTAGATGGTTCCTAAATTAGATGAGATAG
The sequence above is drawn from the Castanea sativa cultivar Marrone di Chiusa Pesio chromosome 5, ASM4071231v1 genome and encodes:
- the LOC142634731 gene encoding uncharacterized protein LOC142634731, with product MTGKKKRSSAPLPPPSSSEPALSSSSSSSSLSNECNRVFGILHNGNYSKALEAAKSLVSLHPDSALANALIALVHKDIAISISDTSSVRRHEHVASALYFSKAALVLSPDSISFPMLRAVVLLTNEQYDSTIQECESALSIKNPLDPMQDNLGIVQYTPLESTLESRVGKVRTKLRELIAKAKKYKFKKLVEDNSLADVNEEFRALLEMKAEMSTRLENVRQSLVELPSPSTSRKLLKKVLLNVDAITRARAYWNNEMSLEVKKELLSVRVDANFDKNKSMGMKAKEVLAEAVEYAKEMKNWKFSTCCCCGERFLDEELNMEHIKSAHLGTLSEELQSVVPRILPKSEIEIGDWKPVDVDAAVKLIEDLPRNESGDQGQDKGKSQDLKLENWPYCNDTNRDEMIKRIWTILQVLIGVKCFAPSHLYMLLDLILEMLKNRIPETLLKQHWMNRTLVSVLFLDEPELKSVCEFIEEELEISCGLGGVYSSFTMDNAMDDLTISHERIIFSNDLSHLILLLDETSAKASRSVDESRNACQEYRDDIVQWLYMGSEPIGEQLEEWANYRKASKNLGMELFMIIKSEFRRLQKICERKYKYLREEKLWLDMEGICLEEDKRREEISGNPQSYKSLLLKRQKEIEMEKSNDEMDSMEFDIIGSILKKAQADNDINMLIQMHIDKLFGKCFKSDALILGANASMLLTWKKLKMVTSYDDRLIVVPLLKTFMRAQLEEMVDKDATKKSNAALEDLLSGLKLDAKKNTEKGGDDARHGQGKSKDKKKKKNHRKAKEFKATGGSEDQRENVEQNLVPAAHGRDHPLNSEVVGSVTTDELEQEERELTRKAEEESRIEEHQRMLARHLEYQRQIENEAKQKCLAEIDKATKAKEKVKELKDVLKVEKKLVTQKDKEVQAALLKTDEEPEKVIEKFLESYRSSDLQFMQYFNGFELLRRWMMKHHSQVADFASLDFEAIDTEIVVDETKEKEDETIAEVADAVEGDRIVVGGTTAGGVIDETHMDVGHVEEVVSAP